From one Musa acuminata AAA Group cultivar baxijiao chromosome BXJ2-6, Cavendish_Baxijiao_AAA, whole genome shotgun sequence genomic stretch:
- the LOC135586423 gene encoding vacuolar protein sorting-associated protein 55 homolog: MFSASILLQILACALYNNWWPMLSALMYVLLPMPCLFFGDGSTRFLTTREGGGWINAAKFLTGASAMGSIAIPAILRHAHLIETGAMLIEFTSFFILVCTVLCFHRVSLDEDF; the protein is encoded by the exons GCATGTGCTTTATACAACAATTGGTGGCCTATGTTATCAG CACTCATGTATGTGCTATTGCCGATGCCATGTCTGTTCTTTGGAGATGGTTCAACACGTTTCCTGACTACCAGGGAAGGAGGGGG CTGGATTAATGCTGCTAAGTTCTTGACTGGGGCATCAGCTATGGGGAGCATAGCAATTCCAGCAATCCTGAGGCATGCCCACCTAATCGAGACAGGAGCCATGTTAATAGAATTCACATCTTTCTTCATCCTTGTTTGCACTGTTCTTTGTTTCCATCGTGTTAGTCTTGATGAAGACTTCTAA